The proteins below are encoded in one region of Epinephelus lanceolatus isolate andai-2023 chromosome 7, ASM4190304v1, whole genome shotgun sequence:
- the LOC144463894 gene encoding immunoglobulin kappa light chain-like — MIGGLAALILLSTGSLLQTAEVPHQISLTVVELGGNVTLQCPVSEKEDKFFFWYKQSLGYMVQTVCAAVQGQLTVSEQFDNPRFKATKGAAQYLLTITNVSKEDEATYFCHFGASYLWSFSEGIFLAVNDSNQQKSCYVKQSPETELVQLGDRVNLQCSLLSNNKESSDECPGEDRVYWLRSGSGESHPSIIYTDRDKQEERSCFYSLSKTIQTSSDTGTYYCAVVTCGEILFGEGTKVETRSELEAVVHVVGVLLFCCVTVISSLFFYGISRNVCKNFKGEMSTSHHLGHDMTTDLDGKAKTVNFAVLDISTMKVKREEYTVCVYSAVRADHHNQQRSSL; from the exons ATGATCGGAGGACTGGCTGCTTTGATTCTTCTTAGTACAGGGT CTCTGCTTCAAACTGCAGAGGTTCCTCATCAGATCTCTCTGACTGTGGTTGAACTTGGTGGGAATGTTACTTTGCAGTGTCCAGTTTCTGAGAAGGAAGACAAATTCTTTTTCTGGTACAAACAGTCTCTTGGATATATGGTCCAAACAGTCTGTGCTGCAGTTCAGGGTCAGTTAACAGTAAGTGAACAGTTTGACAACCCACGGTTCAAAGCAACAAAAGGAGCTGCTCAGTATCTTCTTACCATCACAAATGTCAGCAAAGAGGACGAAGCAACATACTTCTGTCACTTTGGAGCGTCCTATTTATGGAGTTTCAGCGAAGGCATCTTCTTGGCTGTGAACg ATAGTAATCAACAGAAATCTTGCTATGTGAAACAAAGTCCGGAGACTGAGTTGGTCCAGCTGGGCGACAGAGTGAATCTCCAGTGTTCACTTCTTTCCAATAACAAAGAAAGCTCAGATGAGTGTCCAGGTGAAGACAGAGTGTACTGGCTCAGATCTGGATCAGGAGAATCTCATCCAAGCATCATTTACactgacagagacaaacaagagGAGAGAAGTTGTTTCTACAGTCTGTCCAAAACTATACAGACCTCCTCTGATACTGGGACTTACTACTGTGCTGTGGTCACATGTGGAGAGATCCTGTTTGGTGAAGGAACTAAAGTGGAAACAA GATCAGAACTGGAAGCAGTTGTCCATGTTGTTGGAGTACTGCTGttctgctgtgtgactgtgattAGCAGCCTTTTTTTCTACGGAATTTCAAGGAATGTTTGTAAAAATTTTAAAG GAGAGATGAGTACTTCCCATCATCTTGGACATGACATGACAACTGATCTG GATGGCAAAGCAAAGACAGTGAACTTTGCAGTTCTGGATATCTCAACAATGAAAGTGAAAAGAGAAGAATACACCGTGTGTGTGTACTCTGCTGTTAGAGCAGATCATCACAACCAGCAACGTTCCTCTCTATAG
- the LOC144463834 gene encoding immunoglobulin kappa light chain-like, with the protein MIGGLAALILLSTGSLLQTAEVPHQISLTVVELGGNVTLQCPVSEKEGKFFFWYKQSLGYMVRTVFAAVQGQLTVSEQFDNPRFKATKGAAQYLLTITNVSKEDEATYFCHYGASYLWSFSEGIFLAVNDSNQHKSCYVKQSLDTESVQPGDRVNLQCSLLSMNKTNKDECPDEDRVYWLRSGSGESHPSIIYTDRDKQEERSCDYSLSKTIQTSSDTGTYYCAVVTCGEILFGEGTKVETRSELEPVVLALGVLLACCVTVIVVLIFYGNRRKVCEHCKASHHLGHDRLTVDQSNHLDGEEDAVNYAALEFPTRKVKRGKRKIENTPECVYSFVKADYHNQQHSSL; encoded by the exons ATGATCGGAGGACTGGCTGCTTTGATTCTTCTTAGTACAGGGT CTCTGCTTCAAACTGCAGAGGTTCCTCATCAGATCTCTCTGACTGTGGTTGAACTTGGTGGGAATGTTACTTTGCAGTGTCCAGTTTCTGAGAAGGAAGGCAAATTCTTTTTCTGGTACAAACAGTCTCTTGGATATATGGTCCGAACAGTCTTTGCTGCAGTTCAGGGTCAGTTAACAGTAAGTGAACAGTTTGACAACCCACGGTTCAAAGCAACAAAAGGAGCTGCTCAGTATCTTCTTACCATCACAAATGTCAGCAAAGAGGACGAAGCAACATACTTCTGTCACTATGGAGCGTCCTATTTATGGAGTTTCAGCGAAGGCATCTTCTTGGCTGTGAATG ATAGTAATCAACACAAATCTTGCTATGTGAAACAAAGTCTGGACACTGAGTCGGTCCAGCCAGGCGACAGAGTGAATCTCCAGTGTTCACTTCTTTCCATGAACAAAACCAACAAAGATGAGTGTCCAGATGAAGACAGAGTGTACTGGCTCAGATCTGGATCAGGAGAATCTCATCCAAGCATCATTTACactgacagagacaaacaagagGAGAGAAGTTGTGACTACAGTCTGTCCAAAACTATACAGACCTCCTCTGATACTGGGACTTACTACTGTGCTGTGGTCACATGTGGAGAGATCCTGTTTGGTGAAGGAACTAAAGTGGAAACAA GATCAGAACTTGAACCAGTTGTCCTTGCTCTTGGAGTCCTGTTGGcctgctgtgtgactgtgattGTCGTCCTTATCTTCTATGGAAATCGAAGGAAAGTTTGCGAACACTGCAAAG CTTCCCATCATCTTGGACATGACAGATTAACTGTGGATCAGTCTAATCATCTG GATGGTGAAGAAGATGCCGTGAACTATGCGGCACTGGAGTTTCCTACAAGGAAAGTGaaaagaggaaagaggaagatCGAAAACACACCAGAGTGTGTGTACTCTTTTGTAAAAGCAGATTACCACAACCAGCAACACTCCTCTCTGTAG
- the LOC144463836 gene encoding signal-regulatory protein beta-2-like isoform X2 codes for MKMVIIFYLLLVLNIGRCTVEQIFETKTVGVGADVTLTCPRKSSGSIFWIRLVSGDFPKVLGKTFSFERDPRITATEEPGEFVLHIKNTRQSDTAVYLCVKIHQQTFTLLKGADLRVEAPEPAITAVPPSDPVRAGDSVTLQCSVLSDSEKKSCPRNHSVFWFRAASDESHPSCIYAYGNSAECEKSPEAHSLQKCVYSFSKNVSSSDAGTYYCAVATCGEMIFGNGAKLDIEGTSTCSQDADAVMFLLCAVLAISLIVVAVLIYAIKKKENDCYSAAVAVQRNSGGRKSQQRDEDTQVYSAVVFTVMKTGSGAIKDSRAAERQRIYAAVKAFGLD; via the exons ATGAAAATGGtgatcatattttatttgttgctCGTGCTCAATATTGGAC GATGCACAGTAGAGCAGATCTTTGAGACAAAGACTGTTGGAGTTGGAGCTGATGTGACACTGACTTGTCCCCGCAAGTCTTCGGGAAGCATCTTTTGGATCAGGCTTGTTTCTGGAGACTTTCCTAAAGTATTAGGAAAAACTTTCAGCTTTGAGAGAGATCCTCGAATCACAGCCACGGAAGAGCCTGGAGAATTTGTCCTGCATATTAAAAACACAAGGCAAAGTGATACAGCAGTTTacctctgtgtaaaaatacaccaaCAAACCTTCACACTTTTGAAAGGAGCAGACCTGAGAGTTGAAG CACCAGAGCCTGCGATCACTGCAGTCCCTCCATCTGATCCAGTCCGTGCAGGAGACTCAGTGACTCTGCAGTGTTCAGTCCTCTCTGACTCTGAGAAAAAGTCATGTCCAAGAAATCACAGTGTGTTCTGGTTCAGAGCCGCATCAGATGAATCTCATCCTAGTTGCATTTATGCATATGGAAACAGTGCTGAGTGTGAGAAGAGTCCTGAAGCTCACTCCCTGCAGAAATGTGTCTACAGCTTCTCTAAGAACGTCAGCTCCTCTGATGCCGGGACTTATTACTGTGCTGTGGCCACATGTGGAGAGATGATATTTGGAAATGGGGCAAAACTGGACATTGAAG GAACCAGTACGTGCTCACAGGATGCAGATGCAGTTATGTTTCTTCTGTGTGCTGTGTTGGCTATAAGTCTGATTGTTGTAGCCGTCCTCATCTACGCCATCAAGAAGAAAGAGAATGATTGTTACAGTG CTGCTGTTGCCGTGCAGAGAAACAGTGGTGGTCGGAAAAGTCAACAG AGAGATGAGGACACACAGGTTTATTCTGCTGTCGTCTTCACCGTGATGAAAACTGGCAGTGGTGCAATAAAGGATTcaagagcagcagagagacagaggatcTACGCTGCTGTCAAGGCTTTTGGGTTGGATTAG
- the LOC144463832 gene encoding uncharacterized protein LOC144463832 codes for MLIIFYVLLVLNIGRCTDDHIFETKTVGVGQSVTLTCPRNRLSLSSLFWIRLVSGTFPEILGATYAVDLGVDVETRRITAKQGPGTFVLYITETRLRDTAVYYCIKVNKSKMTFLRGTFLRIKGPEPDITAVTQDFPSDPVRPGDSVTLQCSVLSDSEKKTCSEEHRVYWFRAASDESHPSFIYAQVNSSDGCEKSPEAHSLQKCIYSFSKDVSSSDAGTYYCAVATCGEILFGNGTKLDFEDVSRCDSQNDNTVLFLVCAALALSLSVIAVLVHAIRTKSCHCSNTTATLQTNAATASCDQQSQQGNEESLVYCTPNFTRRKAGRGGRRNQRQEETIYTDVRAFMIYD; via the exons ATGCTGATCATATTTTATGTTCTGCTCGTGCTCAATATTGGAC GATGCACAGACGATCACATCTTTGAGACAAAGACTGTTGGTGTTGGACAAAGTGTGACTCTAACATGCCCCCGCAACAGATTAAGTTTATCATCCTTATTTTGGATCAGGCTTGTTTCTGGAACCTTTCCTGAAATTTTAGGGGCAACATATGCCGTTGATTTAGGAGTTGATGTAGAGACCCGTCGCATTACAGCAAAACAAGGGCCTGgaacttttgttttgtatattACTGAAACACGTTTAAGAGATACTGCAGTCTACTACTGTataaaagtgaataaaagcaaaatgacatttttgagAGGAACATTTCTGAGAATCAAAg GACCTGAACCTGATATCACTGCCGTCACTCAAGACTTTCCATCTGATCCAGTCCGTCCAGGAGACTCAGTGACTCTGCAGTGTTCAGTCCTCTCTGACTCTGAGAAGAAAACATGTTCAGAAGAACACAGAGTTTATTGGTTCAGAGCTGCATCAGATGAATCTCATCCCAGTTTCATTTATGCCCAAGTAAACAGTAGTGATGGATGTGAGAAGAGTCCTGAAGCTCACTCTCTTCAGAAATGTATCTACAGCTTCTCTAAGGACGTCAGCTCCTCTGATGCCGGGACTTATTACTGTGCTGTGGCCACATGTGGAGAGATATTATTTGGAAATGGAACAAAACTGGACTTTGAAG ATGTCAGCCGCTGTGATTCACAGAATGACAATACAGTTCTGTTTCTGGTGTGTGCTGCTTTGGCTTTAAGTCTGAGTGTTATAGCCGTCCTTGTTCATGCCATCAGGACAAAATCCTGCCATTGTTCCAACA CTACTGCCACTCTGCAAACAAATGCTGCGACAGCCAGTTGTGATCAGCAAAGTCAGCAG GGAAATGAGGAGTCTTTGGTTTATTGTACACCAAACTTTACCAGGAGGAAAGCTggcagaggagggagaagaaaTCAAAGACAAGAAGAGACCATCTACACTGATGTCAGGGCTTTTATGATATATGATTAA
- the LOC144463836 gene encoding signal-regulatory protein beta-2-like isoform X1, which yields MKMVIIFYLLLVLNIGRCTVEQIFETKTVGVGADVTLTCPRKSSGSIFWIRLVSGDFPKVLGKTFSFERDPRITATEEPGEFVLHIKNTRQSDTAVYLCVKIHQQTFTLLKGADLRVEAPEPAITAVPPSDPVRAGDSVTLQCSVLSDSEKKSCPRNHSVFWFRAASDESHPSCIYAYGNSAECEKSPEAHSLQKCVYSFSKNVSSSDAGTYYCAVATCGEMIFGNGAKLDIEGTSTCSQDADAVMFLLCAVLAISLIVVAVLIYAIKKKENDCYSAAVAVQRNSGGRKSQQRDDDTQVYSAVVFTVMKTGSGAIKDSRAAERQRIYAAVKAFVLD from the exons ATGAAAATGGtgatcatattttatttgttgctCGTGCTCAATATTGGAC GATGCACAGTAGAGCAGATCTTTGAGACAAAGACTGTTGGAGTTGGAGCTGATGTGACACTGACTTGTCCCCGCAAGTCTTCGGGAAGCATCTTTTGGATCAGGCTTGTTTCTGGAGACTTTCCTAAAGTATTAGGAAAAACTTTCAGCTTTGAGAGAGATCCTCGAATCACAGCCACGGAAGAGCCTGGAGAATTTGTCCTGCATATTAAAAACACAAGGCAAAGTGATACAGCAGTTTacctctgtgtaaaaatacaccaaCAAACCTTCACACTTTTGAAAGGAGCAGACCTGAGAGTTGAAG CACCAGAGCCTGCGATCACTGCAGTCCCTCCATCTGATCCAGTCCGTGCAGGAGACTCAGTGACTCTGCAGTGTTCAGTCCTCTCTGACTCTGAGAAAAAGTCATGTCCAAGAAATCACAGTGTGTTCTGGTTCAGAGCCGCATCAGATGAATCTCATCCTAGTTGCATTTATGCATATGGAAACAGTGCTGAGTGTGAGAAGAGTCCTGAAGCTCACTCCCTGCAGAAATGTGTCTACAGCTTCTCTAAGAACGTCAGCTCCTCTGATGCCGGGACTTATTACTGTGCTGTGGCCACATGTGGAGAGATGATATTTGGAAATGGGGCAAAACTGGACATTGAAG GAACCAGTACGTGCTCACAGGATGCAGATGCAGTTATGTTTCTTCTGTGTGCTGTGTTGGCTATAAGTCTGATTGTTGTAGCCGTCCTCATCTACGCCATCAAGAAGAAAGAGAATGATTGTTACAGTG CTGCTGTTGCCGTGCAGAGAAACAGTGGTGGTCGGAAAAGTCAACAG AGAGATGATGACACACAGGTTTATTCTGCTGTCGTCTTCACCGTGATGAAAACTGGCAGTGGTGCAATAAAGGATTcaagagcagcagagagacagaggatcTACGCTGCTGTCAAGGCTTTTGTGTTGGATTAG
- the LOC144463836 gene encoding signal-regulatory protein beta-2-like isoform X3, with translation MKMVIIFYLLLVLNIGRCTVEQIFETKTVGVGADVTLTCPRKSSGSIFWIRLVSGDFPKVLGKTFSFERDPRITATEEPGEFVLHIKNTRQSDTAVYLCVKIHQQTFTLLKGADLRVEAPEPAITAVPPSDPVRAGDSVTLQCSVLSDSEKKSCPRNHSVFWFRAASDESHPSCIYAYGNSAECEKSPEAHSLQKCVYSFSKNVSSSDAGTYYCAVATCGEMIFGNGAKLDIEGTSTCSQDADAVMFLLCAVLAISLIVVAVLIYAIKKKENDCYTAVAVQRNSGGRKSQQRDDDTQVYSAVVFTVMKTGSGAIKDSRAAERQRIYAAVKAFVLD, from the exons ATGAAAATGGtgatcatattttatttgttgctCGTGCTCAATATTGGAC GATGCACAGTAGAGCAGATCTTTGAGACAAAGACTGTTGGAGTTGGAGCTGATGTGACACTGACTTGTCCCCGCAAGTCTTCGGGAAGCATCTTTTGGATCAGGCTTGTTTCTGGAGACTTTCCTAAAGTATTAGGAAAAACTTTCAGCTTTGAGAGAGATCCTCGAATCACAGCCACGGAAGAGCCTGGAGAATTTGTCCTGCATATTAAAAACACAAGGCAAAGTGATACAGCAGTTTacctctgtgtaaaaatacaccaaCAAACCTTCACACTTTTGAAAGGAGCAGACCTGAGAGTTGAAG CACCAGAGCCTGCGATCACTGCAGTCCCTCCATCTGATCCAGTCCGTGCAGGAGACTCAGTGACTCTGCAGTGTTCAGTCCTCTCTGACTCTGAGAAAAAGTCATGTCCAAGAAATCACAGTGTGTTCTGGTTCAGAGCCGCATCAGATGAATCTCATCCTAGTTGCATTTATGCATATGGAAACAGTGCTGAGTGTGAGAAGAGTCCTGAAGCTCACTCCCTGCAGAAATGTGTCTACAGCTTCTCTAAGAACGTCAGCTCCTCTGATGCCGGGACTTATTACTGTGCTGTGGCCACATGTGGAGAGATGATATTTGGAAATGGGGCAAAACTGGACATTGAAG GAACCAGTACGTGCTCACAGGATGCAGATGCAGTTATGTTTCTTCTGTGTGCTGTGTTGGCTATAAGTCTGATTGTTGTAGCCGTCCTCATCTACGCCATCAAGAAGAAAGAGAATGATTGTTACA CTGCTGTTGCCGTGCAGAGAAACAGTGGTGGTCGGAAAAGTCAACAG AGAGATGATGACACACAGGTTTATTCTGCTGTCGTCTTCACCGTGATGAAAACTGGCAGTGGTGCAATAAAGGATTcaagagcagcagagagacagaggatcTACGCTGCTGTCAAGGCTTTTGTGTTGGATTAG
- the LOC117260860 gene encoding uncharacterized protein LOC117260860 isoform X1 → MIGGLASLILLSTGSLLQTAEVPHQISLTVVELGGNVTLQCPVSEKEDKFFYWYKQSLGYMAQTVATAVQGQLTVSEQFDNPRFKATKGAAQYLFSITNVSKEDEATYFCHYGASYLWSFSEGIFLAVNDSNQQKCFHVKQSPKTESVQPGDRVNLQCSLLSMNKTNKDKCPGEDRVYWLRSGSGESHPSIIYTDRDKQEERSCFYSLSKTIQTSSDTGTYYCAVVTCGEILFGEGTKVETRSELEPVVLALGVLLACCVTVIVVLIFYGNRRKVCEHCKEAMSASHHLGHDRLTVDQSNHLDGEEEAVNYAALEFSTRKVKRGKRKIENTPQCVYSFVKADDHNQQHPSL, encoded by the exons ATGATCGGAGGACTGGCTTCTTTGATTCTTCTTAGTACAGGGT CTCTGCTTCAAACTGCAGAGGTTCCTCATCAGATCTCTCTGACTGTGGTTGAACTTGGTGGGAATGTTACTTTGCAGTGTCCAGTTTCTGAGAAGGAAGACAAATTCTTTTACTGGTACAAACAGTCTCTTGGATATATGGCCCAAACAGTTGCAACTGCAGTTCAGGGTCAGTTAACAGTAAGTGAACAGTTTGACAACCCACGGTTCAAAGCAACAAAAGGAGCTGCTCAGTATCTTTTTAGCATCACAAATGTCAGCAAAGAGGACGAAGCAACATACTTCTGTCACTATGGAGCGTCCTATTTATGGAGTTTCAGCGAAGGCATCTTCTTGGCTGTGAACg ATAGTAatcagcagaaatgtttccatgTGAAACAAAGTCCGAAGACTGAGTCGGTCCAGCCAGGCGACAGAGTGAATCTCCAGTGTTCACTTCTTTCCATGAACAAAACTAACAAAGATAAGTGTCCAGGTGAAGACAGAGTGTACTGGCTCAGATCTGGATCAGGAGAATCTCATCCAAGCATCATTTACactgacagagacaaacaagagGAGAGAAGTTGTTTCTACAGTCTGTCCAAAACTATACAGACCTCCTCTGATACTGGGACTTACTACTGTGCTGTGGTCACATGTGGAGAGATCCTGTTTGGTGAAGGAACTAAAGTGGAAACAA GATCAGAACTTGAACCAGTTGTCCTTGCTCTTGGAGTCCTGTTGGcctgctgtgtgactgtgattGTCGTCCTTATCTTCTACGGAAATCGAAGGAAAGTTTGCGAACACTGCAAAG aggcgATGAGTGCTTCCCATCATCTTGGACATGACAGATTAACTGTGGATCAGTCTAATCATCTG GATGGTGAAGAAGAGGCCGTAAACTATGCAGCACTGGAGTTTTCTACAAGGAAAGTGaaaagaggaaagaggaagatTGAAAACACACCACAGTGTGTGTACTCTTTTGTAAAAGCAGATGACCACAACCAGCAACACCCCTCTCTGTAG
- the LOC117260860 gene encoding uncharacterized protein LOC117260860 isoform X2, with the protein MIGGLASLILLSTGSLLQTAEVPHQISLTVVELGGNVTLQCPVSEKEDKFFYWYKQSLGYMAQTVATAVQGQLTVSEQFDNPRFKATKGAAQYLFSITNVSKEDEATYFCHYGASYLWSFSEGIFLAVNDSNQQKCFHVKQSPKTESVQPGDRVNLQCSLLSMNKTNKDKCPGEDRVYWLRSGSGESHPSIIYTDRDKQEERSCFYSLSKTIQTSSDTGTYYCAVVTCGEILFGEGTKVETRSELEPVVLALGVLLACCVTVIVVLIFYGNRRKVCEHCKGW; encoded by the exons ATGATCGGAGGACTGGCTTCTTTGATTCTTCTTAGTACAGGGT CTCTGCTTCAAACTGCAGAGGTTCCTCATCAGATCTCTCTGACTGTGGTTGAACTTGGTGGGAATGTTACTTTGCAGTGTCCAGTTTCTGAGAAGGAAGACAAATTCTTTTACTGGTACAAACAGTCTCTTGGATATATGGCCCAAACAGTTGCAACTGCAGTTCAGGGTCAGTTAACAGTAAGTGAACAGTTTGACAACCCACGGTTCAAAGCAACAAAAGGAGCTGCTCAGTATCTTTTTAGCATCACAAATGTCAGCAAAGAGGACGAAGCAACATACTTCTGTCACTATGGAGCGTCCTATTTATGGAGTTTCAGCGAAGGCATCTTCTTGGCTGTGAACg ATAGTAatcagcagaaatgtttccatgTGAAACAAAGTCCGAAGACTGAGTCGGTCCAGCCAGGCGACAGAGTGAATCTCCAGTGTTCACTTCTTTCCATGAACAAAACTAACAAAGATAAGTGTCCAGGTGAAGACAGAGTGTACTGGCTCAGATCTGGATCAGGAGAATCTCATCCAAGCATCATTTACactgacagagacaaacaagagGAGAGAAGTTGTTTCTACAGTCTGTCCAAAACTATACAGACCTCCTCTGATACTGGGACTTACTACTGTGCTGTGGTCACATGTGGAGAGATCCTGTTTGGTGAAGGAACTAAAGTGGAAACAA GATCAGAACTTGAACCAGTTGTCCTTGCTCTTGGAGTCCTGTTGGcctgctgtgtgactgtgattGTCGTCCTTATCTTCTACGGAAATCGAAGGAAAGTTTGCGAACACTGCAAAG GATGGTGA